The proteins below come from a single Rhodohalobacter sp. SW132 genomic window:
- the fliS gene encoding flagellar export chaperone FliS, producing MRNPQLVYQQQSVKNASPLQLVVKMYDLVIQATYREDEKKIRDILSTLITGLNFDYEPADQLFSLYRYCQGLARKGEFSEIRDVLEPLRDTWQEAASQGNAAVTKQG from the coding sequence ATGCGTAATCCACAACTTGTATATCAGCAGCAGTCCGTAAAAAATGCATCACCTCTCCAATTGGTGGTTAAGATGTATGATCTGGTGATTCAAGCCACCTATCGCGAAGATGAAAAGAAGATACGAGACATACTGTCAACGTTGATCACTGGCCTGAATTTCGATTATGAACCAGCAGACCAGTTATTCTCCCTCTATAGATATTGCCAGGGACTGGCCAGAAAAGGAGAGTTTAGTGAGATTAGAGATGTACTTGAACCATTGCGCGATACCTGGCAGGAAGCTGCAAGTCAGGGTAATGCGGCTGTTACAAAACAAGGGTAA
- the fliD gene encoding flagellar filament capping protein FliD, giving the protein MNSVQNLFRSNNPYEKFVQQLVQLESRQKLQLEAQHKDQNERKTALGDVSASISKFINQITEYENPDSGAFKPLKTSSSNENVVRVNSAAGVDRPSNFNITVDRLASNDIALSQLMNGDDYDLATQGAGSVTITIGDKTETITVETQRENVDGVMVDKTNSEILDSFAAAISETFGEEARANVFQVNNNQVQFSMQSLQTGFDNRIQIDGASGVLAEVTNTMTKLVPEEELNALFTIDGVTFERSENMVDDAIDGLSFSLLSSSTETVQMSVQRDLDEARSNINEFISSFNDMNKKIRDRTFIDGDNNSRGPLRNMRSIRSLTLNLRQTALLPMEGAEPGQLSRLSEMGISFQNNGTMIIDDEDLLNEALEQRPDEIAELFSSESSPIAQMKNQAEAFTKSNGIISSLEDGVDQTIRRLDTRIAQQERYLEQFEDRQREIFNNLQQVIERGDAQFQQVMSFRQSMGF; this is encoded by the coding sequence ATGAATTCAGTTCAAAATCTTTTTCGAAGTAATAATCCTTACGAAAAGTTTGTACAGCAGCTCGTACAGCTCGAGAGCCGCCAGAAACTACAGCTTGAAGCTCAGCATAAGGATCAGAATGAACGAAAAACTGCCCTCGGAGATGTCAGTGCATCGATCTCAAAATTCATCAACCAGATAACGGAATATGAAAACCCCGATAGCGGTGCGTTTAAGCCCTTAAAAACTTCATCTTCTAATGAAAATGTTGTACGCGTAAATTCTGCGGCCGGAGTTGACAGGCCATCAAATTTCAACATTACAGTTGACAGGCTTGCAAGTAATGATATTGCACTTAGCCAATTAATGAATGGTGATGATTATGATCTCGCAACACAGGGTGCTGGATCTGTTACAATTACTATTGGCGACAAAACGGAAACGATTACCGTAGAAACACAGCGTGAAAATGTAGATGGGGTAATGGTAGACAAGACCAATAGCGAAATTCTTGATTCGTTCGCTGCTGCCATAAGTGAAACATTTGGGGAGGAAGCCCGGGCAAACGTGTTCCAGGTGAACAACAACCAGGTTCAGTTTTCGATGCAAAGCCTGCAAACCGGATTCGACAACAGAATTCAGATTGATGGCGCTTCTGGTGTACTCGCTGAAGTTACAAACACGATGACCAAGTTGGTACCTGAAGAAGAACTAAATGCACTGTTCACGATTGATGGCGTTACATTTGAAAGGAGTGAAAATATGGTTGATGACGCCATTGATGGTCTTTCATTTTCACTATTGAGCAGCAGTACTGAAACCGTGCAGATGTCCGTACAGCGTGATCTTGATGAAGCGCGTTCAAACATTAATGAGTTCATATCCTCTTTTAACGATATGAACAAAAAGATCCGTGATCGAACGTTTATTGACGGTGATAATAATTCCAGGGGACCACTGAGAAACATGCGGTCGATACGCAGTTTAACGCTGAACTTGCGACAAACTGCCCTTCTGCCGATGGAAGGCGCAGAACCTGGCCAACTGTCACGATTATCTGAAATGGGTATTAGTTTTCAGAATAATGGAACGATGATTATTGATGATGAGGATTTGCTGAACGAAGCTTTGGAACAGAGACCTGACGAGATTGCCGAACTATTTAGCAGCGAATCATCACCCATCGCCCAGATGAAAAATCAGGCAGAGGCATTTACAAAATCGAACGGAATTATTTCTTCGCTCGAAGACGGAGTGGATCAGACGATCCGAAGACTGGATACACGGATCGCACAGCAGGAACGATACCTGGAACAGTTTGAAGATCGTCAACGCGAAATTTTCAACAATCTCCAGCAGGTGATTGAACGGGGCGATGCCCAGTTTCAGCAAGTGATGAGTTTCCGCCAGTCAATGGGATTCTAA
- a CDS encoding sigma-54 dependent transcriptional regulator yields the protein MKGKILLLDDDKLLLGFMDEHLSLNDFETVAFDNPVKATDYLKENEVDLVITDVKMNEMTGDEILAFVNKHHPDTGVIMITGFGNIQHSVNALRKGAYDYITKPFKAKEIIFRVERYFTTDPDDAGPGKPSKTKQVPRKKELEKTEHVKYLKKEELDDEMKFVGNDPNIKKLTRILPKIAQNDAPIMIQGESGTGKEVFAHQIHANSNRAKAPYIKINCANLPSELVESTLFGHKKGAFTGAIEDRKGAFDEASGGTLLLDEITEIEIKVQAKLLRVLQEKEFYRVGSQKPISADVRIIATSNRNIGQAISDGSFREDLYYRLNVFPISIPPLRYRKGDIPLLANHFVDRYSKKYNVGEKVISDELMDYLMNQEWRGNVRELDNKIHRGVILSHDSKEITTEHIDNQLFSNVDDEIGREVLSDLPLMSIEDMELHMIKKTLEHTQGNQKEASKLLGISDRTIRNKLKNLDEDS from the coding sequence ATGAAAGGAAAAATTCTACTGCTCGATGATGACAAGCTTTTGCTCGGTTTTATGGATGAGCACCTTTCATTGAACGATTTCGAGACGGTGGCTTTTGATAACCCGGTAAAAGCTACAGACTATCTGAAAGAGAATGAGGTAGATTTGGTCATCACCGATGTGAAAATGAATGAGATGACCGGAGATGAAATCCTCGCTTTCGTAAATAAACATCATCCCGATACAGGGGTTATCATGATCACCGGCTTTGGAAATATTCAGCACTCGGTGAATGCACTTCGCAAAGGAGCTTACGATTACATCACCAAACCGTTTAAGGCGAAAGAGATCATTTTCCGTGTGGAACGATATTTCACCACCGATCCGGATGACGCAGGACCGGGGAAGCCATCAAAAACCAAACAGGTTCCACGGAAAAAAGAGCTTGAAAAAACGGAGCATGTCAAATATCTCAAAAAAGAGGAGCTGGATGATGAGATGAAATTTGTGGGGAATGATCCGAACATCAAAAAACTGACCCGCATCCTGCCAAAAATCGCCCAAAATGATGCTCCCATCATGATCCAGGGAGAGAGCGGAACGGGTAAAGAGGTTTTTGCTCACCAGATTCATGCCAACAGCAACCGCGCAAAAGCACCCTACATTAAAATCAACTGCGCCAATCTTCCTTCCGAATTGGTGGAAAGTACACTTTTCGGTCATAAGAAAGGGGCGTTTACCGGTGCGATCGAAGACCGTAAAGGAGCGTTTGATGAAGCCAGCGGAGGCACTCTTCTGCTTGATGAAATCACAGAAATTGAAATTAAAGTGCAGGCCAAACTGCTCAGGGTTCTCCAGGAGAAAGAGTTTTACCGGGTGGGCAGCCAAAAACCAATCTCAGCCGATGTCCGGATCATTGCCACATCAAACCGAAATATCGGGCAGGCAATTTCCGACGGTTCGTTCCGCGAAGATCTTTACTACCGATTGAACGTATTTCCGATCTCCATCCCCCCACTGCGCTATCGTAAAGGGGATATTCCGCTGCTGGCCAATCACTTTGTAGACCGCTACAGTAAAAAATACAACGTGGGCGAAAAGGTCATCAGCGATGAACTGATGGACTACCTGATGAACCAGGAGTGGCGGGGCAATGTGCGTGAGCTCGACAATAAAATTCATCGCGGCGTGATTCTGTCGCACGATAGCAAAGAGATCACCACCGAACATATCGACAATCAGCTTTTCTCTAACGTTGATGATGAAATCGGCCGGGAAGTACTTTCTGATCTCCCCCTCATGTCGATCGAAGATATGGAGCTGCATATGATCAAAAAAACGCTTGAACATACACAGGGAAACCAGAAAGAGGCTTCAAAACTGCTCGGTATCTCTGATCGTACTATCCGGAACAAGCTCAAAAATCTGGATGAGGATTCCTGA
- a CDS encoding lipopolysaccharide assembly protein LapB, whose amino-acid sequence MASENFQQNGEYIRDYSWIDCVLHISNTADVNHEKLQRLAERFAGLTILSAGKKPEYLKQSIAWHSYDPEVMGKADAWNKLLVKSNREWVLFLEQGEDIRFYLIPEQNDLDPKTWVPASISRKDEKSEKNVYQVRLVHSDAESPFAGRHLPDSTAYIMENGIHLYDRPLILDRTGDGLISIDPLEEMSVKNVSPKVFLLQGERLMDERNYVQASAQYRKVLKTEKLLPFDRLGAVNGLARCYTEQYKWPKALQLTEKSIEAEPAQRVPYLIQFRIHQLNKKWGDAYNVLKEYHQHFDTTTRSSFDIAIGETETLTRLGDLAMKAGFKEEAFAYYEEIYSDARGEVETDVLRQLLMLSIELEKRERAIFYFEAMFDGDFPGELSGRQTAELNDYMSLFMNNGWYQYASEIYEELYDAYSDNPEYRRRLIVTFTKTNRIERARKLIAS is encoded by the coding sequence ATGGCTTCAGAAAATTTTCAACAAAACGGGGAGTATATTCGCGATTACTCCTGGATCGATTGTGTTCTGCACATTTCGAATACAGCGGACGTAAATCACGAAAAATTACAGCGGCTTGCCGAACGGTTTGCCGGACTAACAATACTATCTGCGGGTAAAAAGCCCGAATATTTAAAGCAATCTATAGCATGGCATTCATACGATCCCGAAGTGATGGGAAAAGCAGATGCCTGGAACAAGCTTCTGGTAAAATCAAACCGGGAGTGGGTCCTTTTTTTGGAGCAGGGCGAGGATATACGTTTTTATCTGATTCCTGAACAGAACGATCTCGACCCGAAAACGTGGGTTCCGGCAAGTATCAGCCGGAAAGATGAAAAGTCGGAAAAGAATGTATACCAGGTACGCCTGGTGCATTCAGATGCTGAATCACCGTTCGCTGGCCGGCACCTGCCCGACAGCACGGCATACATCATGGAAAACGGAATTCACCTGTACGACCGGCCGCTGATTCTGGATCGAACAGGGGATGGCCTTATCTCGATCGATCCGCTTGAAGAGATGTCGGTGAAAAATGTCTCTCCAAAAGTCTTTCTGCTGCAGGGCGAGCGCCTGATGGATGAACGGAATTATGTGCAGGCATCGGCACAGTACCGGAAAGTGTTAAAAACCGAAAAACTGCTGCCTTTCGATCGCCTGGGGGCCGTAAACGGACTTGCCCGCTGTTATACCGAGCAGTACAAATGGCCAAAAGCCTTGCAATTGACAGAAAAATCGATCGAAGCGGAGCCGGCCCAGCGGGTTCCCTACCTGATCCAGTTCCGGATCCACCAGCTGAATAAAAAATGGGGCGATGCCTATAATGTGTTGAAAGAGTACCATCAACACTTCGACACCACCACACGATCCTCGTTCGATATTGCCATCGGCGAAACGGAAACGCTCACCCGGCTGGGTGATTTGGCGATGAAAGCCGGATTCAAAGAGGAAGCGTTCGCCTATTACGAAGAGATCTATTCCGATGCACGGGGTGAAGTGGAGACCGATGTTCTTCGCCAGCTTTTGATGCTTTCCATCGAGCTTGAAAAACGGGAACGGGCAATTTTCTACTTTGAAGCAATGTTTGATGGAGATTTTCCCGGCGAGTTGAGCGGGCGTCAGACTGCAGAGCTCAACGACTACATGAGCCTGTTTATGAACAACGGCTGGTATCAGTACGCATCCGAGATTTATGAAGAGCTGTATGATGCCTATTCCGATAACCCGGAATACAGGAGGCGGCTGATTGTAACGTTTACAAAAACCAACCGCATTGAACGGGCGCGCAAGCTGATTGCGAGTTGA
- a CDS encoding flagellin encodes MRVTQKILFGNFMRDINKNRVELGSVQSALSSGKDVRVPSHDPTSFQRSRIIEENIRKEEQYQKNISSGLRQGRQAQEALDETIDRLIDVKQILTQGANDSADAKVRGNMADEIAGIRDSMVFTLNRSSGDRFLFAGTNSAEKPFEKEAAAPGGVENNSNNTAPTVSVADGVKLDLSVSGTELRDTEAGDLFEILGNIEQALRNDDREVLSGMIDDIDSGIEHVVTLNSRLGSNINRMEYIFEQYESARIYQKSDVSELVDADYAQSFSELQRIQVAFESAMAVHSTMFNNSLLHYI; translated from the coding sequence ATGCGAGTTACACAGAAAATACTTTTCGGCAACTTTATGCGGGATATCAATAAAAACCGCGTTGAACTGGGGAGTGTGCAATCGGCTCTTTCCAGCGGGAAGGACGTTCGCGTTCCATCGCACGATCCTACGTCTTTCCAGCGAAGCCGAATTATTGAGGAGAATATTCGCAAAGAAGAGCAGTATCAGAAAAATATCAGCAGCGGCCTTCGGCAGGGACGCCAGGCGCAGGAAGCGCTCGATGAAACAATCGATCGTCTGATCGACGTCAAACAGATTTTAACTCAGGGAGCAAACGACTCCGCAGATGCAAAAGTACGCGGTAACATGGCAGATGAAATCGCCGGTATCCGCGACAGCATGGTGTTTACGCTGAACCGCAGCTCCGGTGACCGATTTCTTTTTGCAGGCACCAACAGTGCAGAAAAACCATTTGAAAAGGAGGCGGCAGCTCCGGGTGGAGTGGAAAATAACAGCAATAACACTGCACCAACGGTATCAGTAGCGGATGGTGTGAAATTGGATTTGAGCGTGAGCGGCACTGAACTCCGTGATACGGAAGCGGGAGATCTTTTTGAAATTCTTGGAAACATCGAGCAGGCACTTCGAAATGATGACAGGGAAGTACTGAGCGGGATGATTGATGATATCGACAGCGGAATAGAGCATGTGGTGACGCTCAACTCTCGCTTGGGCAGTAACATCAACCGGATGGAGTATATCTTCGAACAGTATGAATCTGCAAGAATTTATCAAAAATCGGATGTGAGTGAGCTTGTTGACGCCGATTACGCTCAATCATTTTCTGAACTCCAGCGAATTCAGGTTGCGTTTGAATCAGCCATGGCGGTTCACAGCACCATGTTCAATAACTCACTGCTGCACTACATTTAA
- the flgK gene encoding flagellar hook-associated protein FlgK → MRTLLEISKSGLRSAERSLAVTSNNIINADTPGYTRQRVDKSPVGMQKTGFHSGLGVNITTITRMRNEMTDVLMNEKRQDMGFLKEKAKIFDQLEASMASDSGGDLDMRIGRVFDTFSELSADPQDLTVRNALITEAEQLTSKLADISRNVDRTSDLVKDSVVTTTSNINHLLSDLEGLNKSITQGESSGKPDHASLDIQVQKLEELAGLVDFESQVTEKGALQIRIGGVMVLDENKASVLRPEINDVNKSVGIRLDSGKIIDPQGGKLGAEIQMYEDEIPNLKDQLNNIASTVVNEFNAIHSQGFGLEDDTARNFFNSEFTDASNIQVNEAIRGNANHIAASAIAGEAGNGEIAAQIADLRSEPIIGGRRIVDYAVNLISTPGSNLSELRSSIEVRDSEINMLEIQQEQEAGVNVDEELSLMIQYQNAYQGAARVMAAAQDMYDTLLSVMR, encoded by the coding sequence ATGAGAACACTCTTAGAGATTTCTAAAAGCGGCCTTCGTTCAGCGGAACGTTCGCTCGCGGTTACATCCAACAATATTATTAATGCCGATACACCGGGCTATACCCGCCAGCGGGTGGATAAATCTCCCGTAGGGATGCAGAAAACCGGGTTTCACTCGGGGCTGGGAGTCAACATCACCACCATTACCCGTATGCGGAATGAAATGACCGATGTTCTGATGAATGAAAAACGTCAGGATATGGGCTTTCTGAAGGAGAAGGCGAAAATTTTTGATCAGCTTGAGGCGTCTATGGCCTCCGATTCGGGAGGTGATCTGGATATGAGAATCGGCAGAGTGTTTGACACTTTTTCCGAGCTTTCAGCCGATCCGCAGGATTTGACGGTCCGTAATGCGCTCATCACCGAGGCGGAGCAGCTTACCAGCAAACTCGCCGATATCAGCCGGAACGTAGACCGCACCAGCGACCTGGTAAAAGATTCAGTTGTTACAACAACATCAAATATCAACCATCTGCTGAGTGACCTGGAAGGTCTGAACAAATCGATCACGCAGGGTGAATCATCCGGTAAACCGGATCACGCCAGTCTCGATATCCAGGTACAGAAACTGGAAGAGCTTGCCGGACTCGTGGATTTTGAAAGCCAGGTAACGGAGAAAGGCGCACTTCAGATTCGTATCGGCGGAGTTATGGTTTTGGATGAAAACAAAGCTTCGGTTTTGAGACCCGAAATAAATGACGTCAATAAATCAGTTGGCATTCGCCTCGACAGCGGTAAGATTATCGATCCGCAAGGCGGAAAACTGGGCGCTGAAATCCAGATGTACGAGGATGAAATCCCAAATCTGAAAGATCAGCTCAACAATATTGCATCAACCGTTGTGAACGAATTTAATGCGATTCACAGCCAGGGTTTTGGTCTGGAAGACGATACCGCACGAAACTTTTTCAATTCTGAATTCACAGATGCATCCAACATTCAGGTGAACGAAGCGATACGTGGGAATGCGAATCACATCGCTGCATCCGCAATAGCTGGCGAAGCCGGGAACGGGGAAATTGCCGCACAGATTGCCGATCTGAGAAGTGAGCCGATCATCGGGGGGCGACGGATTGTGGACTATGCCGTAAACCTGATCAGCACACCGGGGAGTAACCTGAGTGAGCTGCGATCGAGCATTGAAGTTCGCGATTCTGAAATTAATATGCTGGAGATACAGCAGGAGCAGGAAGCAGGTGTGAATGTGGATGAAGAGCTCAGCCTGATGATTCAATATCAAAATGCCTACCAGGGGGCCGCGCGAGTGATGGCCGCCGCACAGGATATGTACGATACACTCTTAAGCGTTATGAGGTAA
- the flgN gene encoding flagellar export chaperone FlgN, translated as MQTHTTYTEPIQQLDSLVLSLKTTSEQLIYVMEEQIQAIISSSPQKIEELTEKQSEIQGVYKKHERAFLDELRKNLTGEDSEITLTNLKSMFPDKAEQIERWKIELSQNTKLLQRKNEQLVDLLEFALNRNANLMHSFYSLFNNKNSHYSPSGQKSEVRSGVAINQEV; from the coding sequence ATGCAAACTCACACGACCTATACAGAACCCATTCAGCAGCTCGATTCACTCGTATTAAGTCTGAAAACCACATCAGAACAGCTCATTTATGTGATGGAAGAGCAGATCCAGGCGATTATTTCATCATCTCCCCAAAAAATTGAAGAACTGACGGAAAAGCAGTCAGAAATTCAGGGCGTGTATAAAAAACATGAACGTGCTTTTCTGGACGAACTCCGAAAAAATTTGACCGGAGAAGATTCGGAAATTACGCTTACCAATCTTAAAAGCATGTTTCCGGATAAGGCAGAACAGATTGAGCGATGGAAGATTGAACTTTCCCAGAACACAAAATTGCTGCAGCGGAAAAATGAGCAGCTTGTGGATCTGCTTGAGTTTGCGCTGAACCGGAATGCTAACCTTATGCATTCATTTTACAGCCTGTTCAATAATAAAAATAGTCATTACAGCCCCAGCGGCCAGAAATCAGAAGTCCGTTCAGGCGTAGCCATAAACCAGGAAGTGTAG
- the flgI gene encoding flagellar basal body P-ring protein FlgI has protein sequence MKRNNRTFISGRGAAFLLVMLSFLLTAEELIAQTTPLTDLVEIQHAQRKELIGYGLVTGLDRTGDRTISSRGAVFTVQSIANMLENFGINVDSDRLRTRNVAAVMVTASVGPYHAPGSEINVTVSSLGDASSLQGGVLLQTPLFDPSNDEVFAKAQGALIVGGITAEIPGARVSRNQTLTATIPGGGLVEGNNEHIHDTDQPLGLVLRDPNYTNARRIVETINETFDEDLAYVHHAGLVRVEWPEAFRDRGNMNIFTSIVLEQEIQVDTPARVVINERTGTIVAGGKIVIDDVMIAHGNIQVRTQVTPFVSQPQPFAGGETIAVPVPEVGISEESAQTLLLEPNTTVQELSGALNSLGLSPRDIISIFQAVEQAGAMRGKLIVM, from the coding sequence ATGAAACGTAATAATCGAACATTCATCTCTGGCCGTGGCGCCGCATTCCTTCTTGTGATGCTTTCTTTTCTATTGACCGCAGAAGAGTTGATTGCGCAGACAACACCACTTACAGATCTTGTAGAAATTCAGCACGCACAGCGTAAAGAGCTGATTGGTTATGGACTGGTTACAGGCCTCGACCGGACCGGTGATAGAACCATTAGCAGCCGGGGTGCCGTGTTTACCGTGCAGTCGATCGCAAACATGCTTGAGAATTTTGGAATCAATGTAGATTCCGACCGGCTTCGAACCCGAAATGTGGCGGCGGTAATGGTTACCGCATCAGTGGGGCCTTACCACGCACCGGGAAGTGAAATTAATGTAACCGTTTCATCATTGGGTGATGCCAGCAGTCTTCAGGGCGGTGTGCTTTTGCAGACTCCGCTTTTTGATCCCAGTAACGATGAGGTTTTTGCCAAAGCGCAGGGGGCTCTTATTGTTGGCGGAATTACAGCAGAAATTCCCGGCGCCAGGGTGTCCAGAAATCAGACGCTCACGGCAACCATTCCGGGCGGAGGACTTGTAGAGGGAAATAACGAACATATTCACGATACGGACCAGCCTCTGGGGCTTGTGCTGCGTGACCCGAATTACACCAATGCACGCCGTATTGTGGAGACCATTAACGAAACATTCGATGAAGACCTGGCCTACGTGCACCACGCCGGCCTGGTTCGGGTGGAGTGGCCGGAAGCTTTTCGGGACAGAGGCAATATGAACATTTTTACAAGCATCGTGCTGGAACAAGAGATCCAGGTGGATACGCCTGCCCGTGTGGTGATAAATGAACGAACGGGAACCATTGTTGCCGGCGGAAAAATTGTAATTGATGATGTGATGATCGCTCACGGAAACATCCAGGTGCGCACGCAGGTAACGCCCTTCGTGAGCCAGCCCCAGCCGTTTGCCGGCGGTGAAACCATCGCGGTTCCCGTACCGGAAGTTGGAATTAGTGAGGAGTCGGCGCAGACACTTCTGCTTGAACCGAATACAACCGTTCAGGAACTATCCGGCGCGCTGAACTCACTCGGCCTCAGCCCAAGGGATATCATCTCCATTTTTCAGGCAGTTGAACAGGCCGGCGCTATGCGCGGAAAATTAATAGTGATGTAA
- a CDS encoding flagellar basal body L-ring protein FlgH — MDKNSVKVTMFTAVIFTALLLSAPAAMAQHSLFSDVKAGQVGDIITIILTENISGSSTADARTSSNANGSASGSVSGNFIPFEPTFGSDARVNYGSDERNLSSQRQLLEGLMSVQIVEITPSGDLIVEGTRITKINGETHEMNLTGTVRSRDVDSQNRVLSYRVANANISYQQEGAVKSLTKRRGLIRRVVLGGVGVALGAAIILN, encoded by the coding sequence ATGGATAAGAACTCAGTAAAAGTAACGATGTTCACCGCGGTGATCTTCACCGCTTTACTTCTTTCAGCGCCCGCAGCAATGGCGCAACATTCTCTTTTCAGCGATGTGAAAGCGGGACAGGTGGGCGATATCATCACCATCATTTTAACAGAAAATATTTCGGGAAGCTCCACCGCTGATGCCAGGACTTCTTCCAACGCAAATGGCAGTGCCTCAGGGTCAGTTTCCGGTAATTTTATTCCGTTTGAACCCACCTTTGGATCAGACGCCCGCGTGAACTACGGATCGGATGAGAGAAATCTGTCCAGTCAGCGTCAGCTGCTCGAAGGTTTGATGAGTGTTCAGATTGTTGAAATCACACCCAGCGGCGATTTGATCGTGGAGGGAACAAGAATCACCAAAATTAACGGCGAGACCCACGAAATGAATCTGACCGGTACCGTGCGTTCCCGGGATGTGGACAGCCAGAACCGTGTGCTTTCATACCGGGTGGCCAATGCCAATATCAGCTATCAGCAGGAAGGGGCAGTGAAGTCACTCACCAAACGCCGCGGACTGATTCGCCGGGTTGTGCTCGGCGGAGTAGGTGTAGCACTCGGCGCAGCCATCATATTGAACTAA
- the flgA gene encoding flagellar basal body P-ring formation chaperone FlgA, whose translation MILFSLMPVYQTVQDGTEVNYSQHSALAILSPDKAGISDSQDVIVEKALRSIEEIYDMERYRFSLSPRWIPGSLQRVDGGQIRSVTPEGGIERYTNFTVSYMDRNQLRSAQIQLLVDTERKLPVANRRIPGGERIAENDLDMRWVNVPNDRGQLVDSVHDLDGKTVRRTLANGQPVRYADITSEYLVEAGDVIRLIFEQNGVRIEMEAEARQSGAQDEEIIIYNKDTRKRYVGRVSGPGIALWIRTQ comes from the coding sequence ATGATTCTATTTAGCCTGATGCCGGTTTATCAAACAGTTCAAGACGGAACGGAGGTGAACTATTCACAACATTCCGCCCTTGCTATATTGAGCCCGGATAAGGCTGGAATATCTGATTCTCAGGATGTGATTGTTGAAAAAGCGCTCCGGTCGATCGAAGAGATATACGACATGGAGCGGTACCGTTTCAGTCTCTCGCCGAGATGGATTCCGGGAAGCCTGCAGCGGGTTGATGGCGGCCAGATCCGGTCGGTTACTCCCGAAGGCGGCATTGAGCGATACACAAATTTCACGGTTTCATATATGGACCGTAACCAGTTGCGATCAGCACAGATCCAGCTTCTTGTCGACACCGAACGAAAACTCCCGGTGGCAAACCGCCGAATTCCGGGCGGTGAAAGGATCGCAGAAAACGACCTCGATATGCGATGGGTGAATGTCCCGAACGACCGCGGGCAGCTTGTGGATTCAGTTCACGATCTGGACGGCAAAACCGTTCGCAGGACACTCGCAAACGGCCAGCCCGTGCGCTACGCCGATATCACCAGTGAATACCTTGTTGAGGCGGGCGACGTCATCCGGCTGATTTTTGAGCAGAACGGAGTGAGAATTGAGATGGAAGCAGAAGCCCGTCAAAGCGGGGCTCAGGATGAAGAGATTATCATTTACAATAAAGATACACGAAAACGATACGTGGGCAGAGTTAGCGGCCCGGGGATAGCATTATGGATAAGAACTCAGTAA
- the flgG gene encoding flagellar basal-body rod protein FlgG, which yields MFRALTTGALGMSAQQKSVDNIANNLANVGTTGYKRTTVAFQDLFYENVASSKHGSSANRVSNDGPQLQIGHGSRAVATIRNFMQGSVTETGNALDLALSGSGFFQVEMPDGSMAYTRDGNFNRDSTGMMVNNSGLPLADQIEIPQDAIAVEISQDGIVTAQMAGDGAVIELGQIELAKFVNPGGLEARGDNLFAETEASGMPFYGNPGMESFGVIRQGFLEQSNVDIVNEMVRLIEAQRAYETNSKMVQTAEDMMSMTNQIKR from the coding sequence ATGTTTAGAGCACTAACAACAGGTGCACTTGGAATGAGTGCCCAGCAAAAATCGGTAGACAACATCGCGAATAACCTGGCCAACGTTGGCACCACGGGGTATAAGCGAACAACCGTTGCGTTTCAGGATCTGTTTTACGAAAACGTAGCTTCATCAAAGCACGGATCTTCAGCAAACCGGGTCTCGAATGATGGCCCTCAGCTGCAGATCGGCCACGGTTCACGCGCAGTAGCAACGATCAGAAACTTTATGCAGGGTTCCGTTACGGAAACCGGTAACGCGCTTGATCTTGCACTTAGCGGATCCGGATTTTTCCAGGTGGAGATGCCCGACGGTTCAATGGCCTACACGCGTGATGGAAATTTCAACCGCGATTCTACCGGCATGATGGTGAACAATTCCGGACTCCCGCTGGCAGATCAGATTGAAATTCCACAGGATGCCATCGCTGTAGAAATTTCACAGGACGGTATTGTAACGGCACAGATGGCCGGAGATGGCGCTGTGATTGAGTTGGGGCAGATTGAACTGGCAAAATTTGTGAACCCGGGCGGCCTCGAAGCTCGCGGTGATAACCTTTTTGCCGAGACCGAAGCATCGGGAATGCCGTTTTACGGAAACCCCGGAATGGAGAGTTTTGGCGTGATTCGCCAGGGATTCCTGGAGCAGTCGAACGTAGACATTGTGAACGAAATGGTTCGGCTGATTGAAGCTCAGCGGGCATATGAAACCAACTCAAAAATGGTTCAAACCGCCGAAGATATGATGTCAATGACAAACCAGATCAAACGATAA